One Salvia miltiorrhiza cultivar Shanhuang (shh) chromosome 6, IMPLAD_Smil_shh, whole genome shotgun sequence genomic window, aagtatatatatagggaaataTTAAACCAACAAAATCCCTTTAATCATTTGcatgaacataaataaaaccCTGGTGGAATGTGGCAAAGTCACATAATTGAATGTTTtcttaattaacattaatttttgGTTAAACTAGTGTTAATTATTGTCTTCATCATTAATAATTATAGCATCAaaatctcttcttcttcttcttttttggtaTGTGGCTTTGCGTGAATGTTAATTTTGCACGCTGGATATTATGACATTTTTTTATAAGGTTTAGTGCCGTATGTATTTTTCTTGAGAGAGATAAAAATTATACTACATATATAGAGAGAGTAGTTAGATTGTAAATCATTATTagagtataaaatatgaatgtatttacataattaattaatatatccCTAATTTAATGGTTGATATTTAATCGTTAAAATTGTAATGCAAATGTATGTGGGGGAAGGGGGGATGAATTcattttgaaatataaaatatgaatcatttCAGTTTTTAAATCATCGAGATCAAcgattaattcattactttattCGATAAATTCAAGGTATTAAGTTCAAATTTTATAGGAAgcgaaaatttttattttcagaaTTCAAACATTTATCCATTGAGTTTAGACGTATTCTACATATGTACAGGagggggctaaaataaaaacaaattttaaaatattcactttcagcccttaaaccatCAAGgtctacagttgattcatcactttgtttgatgaattcattgtcttgaatttgaatctcataggtagtaaaaaatttaatttttgcaattcatacatttacacagtgAATTgatacatgttctacatagaattcatacatttatatacgaattttttaaaattaaatctcAACCGTTAGATTATGAAGTGTGGAtctattcctattttatataaaaagatgTTTTTAGTCTAGTCCTCCCCTGCGCGTGCGCGTGAATGGAAGTTCACCCGTTGCATTTTCAAGGCTTTGTATCAAGTGATGGATTGAAGTTCACAATTTATGAGGAAAAGATAAATTCAACGTTTAAAATATGGTTAAAATGTACAACAAATAAATAGTAgacattaataaaaaaaaaatcatttttgcaAATTCAAACTGGTTTGTATTATAGGAGTCATGATCAAAGAGACAGTCAATGGAAGACAAATTTTCAGAGAATGTTTCTGGTCCCATTGCCACAGTTTATCATTTCTCCAACAAATTTCACAATCACTATGTTTCTGATGCACATAAATAAAACCATAATTACATAACATGttcatatatataggggaaaaaaaattataatgtataaGGGTTATCTTTGGGAACAATCATAGTATATCCTGGTAAGTTATTATTGATTTTggagtatgtatatatatatatatgattactATATCTATTTAATGTGCATCATCTATACAATGCATAACATAacataatgtttttttttttttgagacaacATAATCGAATTATTTATATAGTCTTTCAGTCACACACATTCCATCTCATCGATATGACGATtcataaaattgtaattttttattatatttttttgggaaaaaaaGGCAAAAAGGAAAAGATGAACATAAGGCTGCATATGGGATGTACGCTCTTGCCaaataagaaagcaaagaaATTTGGATGGAatctaaataattattttgatagaaaaATCTAACCCATTTGAAGACAAGAAACACACAAGTTTTTGCTTTAATTGCAAAAGGGTGAACAAAGATAACTTTTTCTTTTGTTCTTATTGTCTCTCCAAGTTACACAAATAAATTCTTGAATAATCCCATTAAAATTTTGAACATTACATTTTCTTCTATCTTAGATTTCCAATAATTTctaaatacacacacacatatatacatatatataatatatatacagttTTAGCCCTTGGTTCACTAGGATATACGATTAATATAATGCATCACTTTAATAGATGAATGCAACAgtacttgaatttgaatttcatgaaaaatattttttttttctactatagttaattttataacaaatgCAGTAATATAATATGTTTAGTGCATCGTTCTCAATTTTCACAACAAagtatagttttattttaacCAACTCCTATATAAAACTATTATCGTAAGAACTATGAGAATTTTGTATAAagtaattttattgaaattctACGCTCAATAAATATCACAAATTACTTTGTTGGTTTAGTACAGGAATTCTCacagcaatttttttttatataaactacatatatatgtttttcatattttttttaaaatcaaatattattaaaacAGTTAATAATTTGTACTACGTTTGGGTAATACTTCTGATTCTGAGAGCTACATATGAGAAAAAAGATGTACAGTTAAAAGTAATTTTGAAAAGCATGCCTGCACCATTTCATTTCATCTTCTTGAAAATAATGCATAATGATTAATAATCATACATGTTTATTCCATATTATATACTCACTCCTCCgcccatgaaaaagagtcctaCACTCCTACTAATCCTTTTTTCTTGTCTCCAAAAAAAagatttcatttaattttttgaaccATCACATTATATATTTCctcatatatttaattataaattaattatatttttattcaattttttttaactaatacttcctccgtccatgaaaaagagtcccatttgggGTTCGGCTCGGGTTTTaaaaaagttgttaaagtaggtgtaagtgagaaaaaattataatttgtagGGGTATTATTAGtacaaaaaatagaataaaagtacaTTCTTAGttaaaaagtgaaataaaagtacaatttataattaaatgtaaGAGAAAAGGTGTGATGTGATggttcaaaaaattaaatgagactctttttcatggacaaaaAAATAGGGCAAGTAAGACTCTTTTTCatagacgaagggagtactatatttttatttaatttttttatattaacactaccctaATAAATTATACCTttattctactccctccgtcccatgaagcatgacacacttcttttcggcacgagaattaagaaattgatattttgtgtgttaagtgtggtagatgaaaaggtgaaaatgtgaataaagggtaatttttttgccatttttagaaacgtgtcatgcttcgtgggacagaccaaaaaggaaactgtgtcatgcttcgtgggacggagggagtatttataataattttattaaaaatttgttTCTAACGTCAAACGAGATTCTATTTGATGGAGGAATGGAGCATATATATTTTCCTATATTTTGATAGTGTCAGAACTATTCTCCATTCTTCGCAACAATCAAAATTGCTAAAGTTAATCAATTGCAAACTCACATGATGAATAGGGAAACTAACAAATACTCCCCTGTACATTTATATTGGCACacttacttttttatttattttatttatattgatattttttaaaaataagtatGTGGTCCTTatcttctctacacacattaaataAATAGTCTTTacccactttacactcttaaccctttatttttaatCTCTGTGTCTAAAGTAAAAGTGTCAGTATAAGTGGAatgaagggagtatttttttttttttttttgtgttagAAGATAGGGGAACTAACAAATAGTACTAAAATATCATGTATCAGTATGATAATGTATAGgttaaaatctaaaaaaaactgaaatcaTACTaggaaaacaaaattaatactccatatCATTGTAATTTGTAACAATGCATCATTTTTCTTCTGAaaaattgtaaatatttaaaaatgtgCATAGATTGTTGAGCCCTCACATATTGACTGGTTTCCCTATTTTGCCCTTATGTGGTAAAAGAAAATTTCTTATTCTTAGCAAAGCGACCACGCCAGTTTGGCTGCAATCATTTGGTCTACTTTCTCATTATTCCCCCACATTCACCCCCTATTCTTTTTTATGTATTAAAACAAATATTGCGACTATCACGAAGGAATTTTCTTAGCATAGAATGACATAAatcttaacaaaaaaaattattgagtgtattaaaaATATGGTTAATACATggtaattaatattaaaaataatgaaaaaatttaaaaataagaataaatagagTATTATAAACAGTGGAATATAtttctaaaaaaagaaataatgagatataattttaaaataaataaaaaattatgaatattccaaaaaaaaaattagaaaattcttTCGTTAACGAAGTGGGTACTAACTAATTATCATACATATTTTGGATGTctctaaatataaatattcgTCGAATTCGATATAATTTAGTTACAATACCCATCATatgaatatttataaaataaattagtgctTCATGTCTCCATATTGCTCCATTTAGTCACTCTATCCTAATGTAGAGTAtcgaattattatatatattctattaataaaaatataatttattaatccactaaattaaaatattgtgCCAAACAAAATTTTGTTGTCGAATTTCACTGCATTAAACGAGAAGAAATAGTGCATTTTTTTAGAATAACGAGAAGAAATACATTAAGGAGGCATAATTTAAGCACCAAAAACTGAATTTATGGAGTCAGTTATGAAAATATGATTTAATGTCTTGGCTGATTACTCGACATTGTACAGGTAATTtttccaaaatagaaaaaaaaatgtattaatCGATATAAAAATTTCATAATAAGGAGAAAGAAAACGAAAGCAATCTCCCTCCGTGACATGTATGaaggattaattaattaatcaattaatctcGGAATTAGAGACCCCCTCGTGCGGACAGGCCTGCCACGCTTATACAACTGATAAACATTATtaaattaacacttaaacatcgcataaatttataatttaatcaaATCCCTTTCACTACGAGACAAGAACAAGATACTATTattaaattacaaattaaaataaacttcAGAAAAAATCAACTCCTTCAAAAAACCTCAGAAATAGCGCTTTGAACCTCTACAAAAGCGTGCTTTCTCCCTTCCCAAAGTCGCTCTTCCCTCCCTACCCCAACCCCCCACCCAACCCCACcaacaatatatatgtatatatatagatacacaATCTTCTTCATACATGCTGCATTGCAAACTTGCATTACATCGTGCTAGCTTAGCTAATTAACACAGTTCCAAAACAAAGCCAAATTTctttataagaaaaaaatggagTCTTCGGACAAGGCGGCGGAGAGTGTGGTGGTCGGAAGCTACGTGGAAATGGAGGCGGCGGAAGGGAAGCCTTCCGGCATGAAATCAAGAATCTCGAAGCTCTTCTGGCACGGCGGCTCCGCCTACGACGCCTGGTTCAGCTGCGCCTCCAACCAGGTTCACTTACATTCAGGGGCCCATGCACAAAAAATCCttacatattaaaaaaaaatatcgaaatttcgaaaataatattttcccTTGTTTTGATTTAATAAgggaaaaattttaaaatttgaaaagatTATTTTGTCGTATTTTAATTTGGTAAAGATCTTAAGTTCGAGTTCACGTGTCACTATATTTAAATACTtatttctcatttatttttttaaaatgtatgGTGAGTGCTTAAGCGCCCCCGTATTGGCTCCTCTTGGGTTTGTCGTTGCATATTAGAGACGAAGCCAAGCCGGGGCTAAAAAagattaattatcatatttatataaaattataatttgtttaatttattagGTGGCGCAAGTGCTGCTGACGTTGCCCTACTCGTTCTCGCAGCTGGGGATGACGTCAGGAATTCTCTTCCAATTATTTTATGGGTTGCTTGGGAGTTGGACTGCATATCTCATAAGCATTCTCTATGTTGAGTACAGAACTAGAAAGGAGAGGGAGAAAGTTGTCTTTAGAAACCATGTTATTCAGgtaattttccattttttttcttacaaaaATTAAGCATATCTTCACATGTGCATTTCTATTTTATCATGTGGAATGGTTTTGTTTAATTGTGTAttgtatttttcaaaaaatagtgGTTTGAAGTTCTTGATGGGCTTCTTGGGAAGCATTGGAGGAATGTGGGCTTGGCATTTAATTGCACCTTCCTCTTGTTCGGATCCGTGATCCAACTCATCGCTTGTGCTAGGTACGTGTCTCGTCAGATGCTGCACTGTTTCGTTACATTAAAATTTCACGAGAAATtcgtttaaattttttatatatatattttgttttcctCGCAGCAATATCTACTACATAAATGACAACTTGGACAAGAGGACATGGACATACATCTTTGGGGCATGTTGTGCAACAACTGTTTTCATCCCATCATTCCACAACTATAGAATTTGGTCATTTCTTGGCCTAATCATGACCACTTACACAGCTTGGTACCTCACCATTGCATCCCTACTTCATGGCCAGGTACCTCACCATCTCGATCTATTCGATCGCGACCAATTATTAACGACTGTATTTCATCGTGATGTATATAGGTCGAGGGCGTTACGCACTCGGGCCCCACCAAGATGGTGTTGTATTTCACCGGAGCCACAAACATTCTATACACATTTGGGGGACATGCTGTGACTGTGTAAGACATCctaagattttttttagaaaaatgtaTTACACTATGGTTTAGTTTAATTTATCTTGCCTAGCTTCCAATGTGCCTGTCGGGTAGGGGTAGAAAGGTAAATTTGCAGGGGGTGTTTTGAGATTCTTTAGGCCTTACACAAATTTAAAACGGACTGAACATTGACAAATATAGACATGGTCTGGGTCATCCAGACATGTAATCTAATGACCAATctcttttatttcataaaacaaTTCTTTGAGTTGAATGTCATGTCTTTTTCTTCACTACTCCCTATTTAGTGGATTTCCATTACTGCCCTTCTCTTTAGGCGTGCTAGGGTGAAAAGAATCGCACTTTCTTGGGAACCCACTTTTTACCCTTTTGGAGTGTATAGCAAAAAAGCCTAACTTCTTTCCCCAATCACTTTCTGCACCTCACTGTTTTCTTCATAGAATTCTCTGGTTAGtgatttttatctattttatccCAATTGTTTCAATTTCAATGAATTTATCATTGGAGCTTCTTCAATAATACAAATGAAAAGATTAAAAAGAGAGTGATAAATACTTAGTAATTGATAAGTTTCACGAGCTAGGATATAACTGATACTCCCAGTCATATGAGagaacgacacgagttttaataaaactgATTAAATATATAATGAGTAGAGAAATAATCTCACCTTAAAGGTAGGGTtgttaataataaataattatattgtgagtggaaagaGGATTACACCATATGATAGAATAggtaaataagtaaatatatgaATGATAATCCATTATGGGTAATGTTTATAAATAACATAACactattttttatgaacatttcaaaaagaaaaattgtgaaGACCAAATCTTTAAAAGATtcaattataaaccctaataaAAAATGCAACACTACAAAGTAGTGGTACTGCAGCTCTGTCACAAGGGGCTATGAAATGATACTACACAATAAAGTGTGTAGATTTGTTTCAAGTAACAGTGCAGTCAATGAACAGATAACATCATATCTCTAGATAGGAAGATGGGCTTGTGGTTTTGGGATTGAATGCTTTGAATttattgtttctttttgttttttttttcttgagacAAATCATAATAAATGTTTGATTTTGGACAGAGAGATCATGTTGGGATTGAATGCTTTGAATTTATTGTTTctttttgagtgtgtttttTGTTGAGACAAATCATAATAAATGTTTGATTTTGGACAGAGAGATCATGCACGCAATGTGGAAGCCACAGAAGTTCAAGGCCATATATTTATTAGCAACACTCTATGTGTTGACTCTGACCCTCCCATCTGCATCAGCTGTGTATTGGGCTTTTGGAGATTTGCTTCTCAATCACTCCAATGCTTTCTCTCTCCTCCCAAGATCCACATTCAAGGACATTGCCGTAATTTTGATGCTAATTCACCAGGCATGAATCTTGATTGTTAGGTCATTCAATGAGATCAACTCAAGCAACGTCTAACAGTGTTGTCGTTGTTGCAGTTCATAACATTCGGATTTGCCTGCACACCCTTATACTTCGTGTGGGAGAAGGCCATAGGGTTGCATGAGTGCAAAAGCTTGTGCAAGAGGGCGGCAGCCCGGCTACCCGTGGTGGTGCCGATATGGTTCCTGGCCATCATCTTCCCGTTTTTCGGCCCCATCAACTCCACAGTCGGATCGCTCCTCGTCAGCTTCACCGTCTACATCATCCCAGCCCTCGCCCACATCTTCACCTTCCGATCGGCCGCAGCAAGAGAGGTACTTATCCCCCTAAATAATTTATTCGTTGGAGGTAGATAGAATTCAAGATTTGGTGGATTTAATTTGTGCAGAATGCAGTGGAGCAGCCTTCCAAGTATTTTGGGAGATGGGTGGGGGCATATTTGATCAACATATTTGTAGTGGTGTGGGTTTTGATTGTTGGGTTTGGGTTTGGTGGATGGGCCAGTATGACTAATTTCATTCACCAAATCGACACATTTGGGCTTTTCACCAAGTGCTACCAATGCCTCCCTCAGCTACCGCCGCCGCATTCACCCGCTCCTCTGCCGCATCCCATGCCCAACACCACCCATCCGCCACCTCATCACCACGCCCTTTAAAATCGCCTCAGACCAGAATCATGGAGAAACAGCTTGAGATTGAGAGCAATGAATGTAGCTTCGCCACGAAATGCACTAATGCAATGAAATGTGAAACAATTTTGTGGAGAAAGTGTGTAAATTTAGAGTAGAGCTTCTATTAGTTGCATCTTATCAAGTATTTATGCAAACAACAATACCTAAATCATCaataatttcattttaaaaaaacgTCTATAATTTTAAGCAGCATCGAAAACTTCGTATCCAActtcagaaaataaaaatgggaCTGAAAAGGGCAAATCGTTCCAATGCCCACTAAGAAGAAACTTCATCATCAAAATATACGCATTGCACCTTCGCATCAAATCAACAGACATAAAAAGCTTCTCCTAATTTATGTAGTTAGATAAAACATTTATCAATGTCGCAATCACAATCACACAGCATcgatttacaatttttttcaaacaagcaaataaaatagtcaaaaaataaagagat contains:
- the LOC130989329 gene encoding auxin transporter-like protein 2, with the protein product MESSDKAAESVVVGSYVEMEAAEGKPSGMKSRISKLFWHGGSAYDAWFSCASNQVAQVLLTLPYSFSQLGMTSGILFQLFYGLLGSWTAYLISILYVEYRTRKEREKVVFRNHVIQWFEVLDGLLGKHWRNVGLAFNCTFLLFGSVIQLIACASNIYYINDNLDKRTWTYIFGACCATTVFIPSFHNYRIWSFLGLIMTTYTAWYLTIASLLHGQVEGVTHSGPTKMVLYFTGATNILYTFGGHAVTVEIMHAMWKPQKFKAIYLLATLYVLTLTLPSASAVYWAFGDLLLNHSNAFSLLPRSTFKDIAVILMLIHQFITFGFACTPLYFVWEKAIGLHECKSLCKRAAARLPVVVPIWFLAIIFPFFGPINSTVGSLLVSFTVYIIPALAHIFTFRSAAARENAVEQPSKYFGRWVGAYLINIFVVVWVLIVGFGFGGWASMTNFIHQIDTFGLFTKCYQCLPQLPPPHSPAPLPHPMPNTTHPPPHHHAL